From one Humulus lupulus chromosome 8, drHumLupu1.1, whole genome shotgun sequence genomic stretch:
- the LOC133798320 gene encoding transcription factor DIVARICATA-like, whose amino-acid sequence METLLPASFLSTSSWLLQGSQSSEWTKEENKEFERALAIYDETTPNRWAKVAAMIPGKSVYDVIKQYKDLEDDVSDIEAGRVPIPGYLASPFSFELVDDRDCFRKRPPSARGSDHERKKGVPWTKDEHTRFLLGLMKYGKGDWRNISRNFVITKTPTQVASHAQKYYLRQHSGGKDKRRPSIHDFTTLNLTETTTTTSENNIGSFLDQSSVIPSLQISAEEAQKVLRDWNIPSDEEALLALGSACGNLFMSSSPYESAPNGLKLPLGQNLFGGGACYAAHSKPQASIFEVQTSRY is encoded by the exons ATGGAAACTCTACTCCCTGCTTCGTTTTTATCGACCTCGAGTTGGCTTCTCCAAGGAAGCCAAAGCTCGGAATGGACTAAAGAAGAGAACAAGGAGTTTGAGAGAGCTCTAGCTATATATGATGAAACGACACCAAATCGATGGGCAAAGGTGGCTGCAATGATCCCAGGAAAGTCGGTCTATGATGTGATTAAGCAGTACAAGGATCTAGAAGATGATGTTAGTGATATAGAAGCTGGGAGGGTCCCAATCCCCGGGTACCTTGCttctcctttttcatttgagttgGTTGATGATCGTGATTGCTTTAGAAAGAGGCCTCCCTCAGCTCGAGGTTCTGACCACGAAAGAAAAAAGGGAGTTCCTTGGACCAAAGATGAGCACAC GAGGTTTTTGCTGGGACTGATGAAATATGGTAAAGGGGATTGGAGAAATATCTCCCGGAATTTTGTTATCACTAAGACCCCGACACAAGTGGCTAGTCATGCTCAAAAGTACTATTTAAGGCAGCATTCAGGAGGGAAAGATAAAAGGAGACCAAGTATACATGACTTCACTACTTTAAATCTCACtgaaactactactactacttccgaAAACAACATTGGGTCTTTCTTGGACCAGTCCTCTGTGATTCCATCACTACAGATTTCTGCTGAAGAAGCACAGAAGGTATTACGTGACTGGAATATTCCTAGTGATGAAGAAGCACTCTTGGCTTTGGGCTCTGCTTGTGGCAATCTTTTCATGTCTTCTTCACCATATGAGAGTGCCCCCAATGGACTTAAATTGCCTTTAGGCCAAAATCTATTTGGTGGTGGTGCTTGTTATGCAGCCCATTCAAAGCCACAAGCTTCGATCTTCGAAGTGCAAACCTCCAGATATTAA